The following proteins come from a genomic window of Candidatus Woesearchaeota archaeon:
- a CDS encoding 30S ribosomal protein S11 translates to MAKIEKIKWGIAHIMSSYNNTIIHVTDMSGKETIARASGGMVVKSDRMESSPTAAMSAAKIVAEGCKEKGLSGIHIKVKAPGGQNGPASPGPGAQAAIRTLSRSGLKVGSIEDVTPIPHGGCRKKGGKRGRRV, encoded by the coding sequence ATGGCAAAAATTGAAAAAATAAAATGGGGAATTGCACACATTATGTCTAGTTATAATAATACTATTATTCATGTTACTGATATGTCTGGTAAAGAAACCATTGCAAGAGCATCTGGTGGAATGGTTGTTAAATCAGATAGAATGGAAAGTTCACCAACTGCAGCAATGAGTGCAGCAAAAATAGTTGCAGAAGGATGCAAAGAAAAAGGATTATCAGGAATTCATATTAAAGTAAAAGCTCCAGGTGGACAAAATGGACCAGCATCACCGGGCCCAGGTGCACAAGCAGCTATTCGTACATTATCAAGATCAGGATTAAAAGTGGGTTCAATAGAAGATGTTACACCTATTCCACATGGTGGATGTAGAAAGAAAGGTGGAAAAAGAGGTAGAAGAGTATGA
- a CDS encoding 30S ribosomal protein S4, translating into MGDPKKQRKKYETPRHPWRKERIDRDKLILKEFGLKNRREILKMEHILRRFRKQAKNLKALDTEQSKKEQKQLITKLTKLSLLNKDSSLDDVLALSLDSILNRRLQTLLVKKGLAKTVSQSRQFVTHGHISINNKKITSPSYIVPIEEESLITFRPSSKLSNSEHPERVIKEKIEKIKKKVEE; encoded by the coding sequence ATGGGAGATCCTAAAAAACAAAGGAAGAAGTATGAAACTCCAAGACATCCTTGGAGGAAAGAAAGAATAGATAGAGATAAACTTATTCTTAAAGAGTTCGGATTAAAAAACAGAAGAGAAATTCTTAAGATGGAACATATTCTTAGAAGATTTAGAAAACAAGCTAAAAATCTTAAAGCTCTTGATACCGAACAATCAAAAAAAGAACAAAAACAATTAATCACTAAATTAACAAAATTATCATTATTAAACAAAGACTCTTCATTAGATGATGTTCTTGCCCTAAGTTTGGATAGTATTCTTAATAGAAGACTTCAAACATTATTAGTAAAAAAAGGCCTTGCAAAAACAGTTTCACAATCAAGACAATTTGTAACTCATGGACATATTAGTATTAACAACAAGAAAATAACTTCACCATCTTATATTGTTCCAATTGAAGAAGAATCATTAATTACTTTTAGACCTTCTTCAAAACTTTCAAATTCAGAACATCCAGAAAGAGTTATAAAAGAAAAAATTGAAAAAATAAAAAAGAAAGTTGAAGAATAA